The DNA segment TAAGTGCGTTATTATTTATATCATCTTTCTTTCCTCATTATTGTTTATATTTGCTTACAATAATTTCATTCGGAATTCTTCTAAGATTAAAGTATTTCCCGCCTTTCGTTTCCTCAGTTTTGCTACTTTTTTCTCCATTTCATGCTCTAATAACTTTGCTCGCATTTCCTCTTCTCTATATAGATAGAAAATTCTCAATCTCTTTTTCCTTAGCTACTTTATTTTCCCTTTTAACCCAAAATTATCTTATATTATTTCTAGCTGGAGCATTGGAAAAAAGAGGACTGATAATTTCCGGGATTATGTTCTTGATATTAGGCGCATTAACGATGAATGAGGGATATAGTAACATTGCATATTTCCTCTTAATAGCGGGAGTAATTTCTGCAATAATTGAAGGCAAGATTTCCTTGAGGACTTCTGCAGTAATTTACTTGTCAGCATTGGCTTTTTACTTTAAATTATCATTCTTTATACCTGCCATAGTTTCTTTCTCTCCTTTAGTCTCATTATTATTTTCTCCTTTTTATCCATATTTTGCTATTATATCAATAAAATATGTGAGTAAATTCAGAAGACTAAAGTTCCTAAATTATGTACCTTCAGCTTTATCCTTTATTAATCCTTTTCTTTCATTTTCTTCGTTATACGATGCTATTATGAAGAGAGAGATTTTCCTTTACATTCTTTTACCTTTATTCTCATCGATATATTTTATTATGAAAGGCGAATATATTCAAGAAGAAATAATCTCTATTTCAATAATTTTCCTTTTTATTCTAAATATATTACGTGGATATTATAAGTTGATAATTTCATTTATTGATAAATATTCACAGTTTATTATCTCCCTAGCGCTGGATTTCATTGCATACAAATTCTTCCTATTTAATTTAGAAATTTTCTTAATAATCGTTTTATCATCAATTATAATATCTTTACCTAAATTGAAGACTAGTATATATCCGTTTTTTGCTTCAATAATGTCGTTAGTTAATCCTTTCGTTGGTCTTTCTGCAGTACAAAAGCTTTCTTCATTATTTGTATTTATACCTCTTTTCTTTTATATTGAGATGCATTATTCTGTATACTCTGTAATATTTTATATTATTGGAGCTTTTCTAGGAATGGTTTTTAGTGTAAGAGATTTTAACATAGGGAGAAACATAGTATTCGTTATATTTGCATTATTATTAACTCTAGATGATGTCCTGCTGAGGAATTATATTTATATTGCCTTCAGCCTAGTATCTGCAGTTTTAATATTGTTATTTAGACGTAATCTAAATATTTCAGAAATTTTAGCTTTATATTTTGCATCATTTCCTCTGTCCTTTATTTCTGGATTTTTCATTCTTCTTAAAGGTAAGCTCAATCTATGCATAATTTTAGTAACTGAAGCCGTAATCTCTGTACTAGTTCTTAAGATAGTTTCAATTACGTCCCCAATTTTAAGCCAGATTTTGTAATATGCTTGATGAAGACGTAAAGGAAATTTTAGGGATAATAAAATCTTATCCGTTAGTTATATATAAAATAGATGCAAACTATATTAATCCTCCTACTTATGAAAGCGACGAGCTTTATAATTTAGCAAAGGAGTTAGAAGATTTAGCTTATCCCACTAGAGAAAACGACTATGCAAAAATTTACTATAACTTCTTCTGTCCCGTCAAGTTAAAGAACTCTATAATAAGATTTATACCTATAGGTTTAGCTTATCTTAAAAAATACGATACTTACGAAATATTCATAAATACTAGGGGTAAAATAGAGATAAAAAGAGGAAATAAAGAAGCTGATAAATTTATTAAGAATTTATTATTAAGAGCGATATCTTTTTCTAAGTTTCAAATTAATAGGGGATTAATAATAACGACTGATTATATAGAAAGGTAAAGTCAAGCTAAAGTACGTGAAAGATCCTACAATAACTATTGAAGAAGCCAAGAAATTGCTGAAGGAATATAAGGATAATTTAAGCAGGAGAATTGAAAGAGATATAAGTCTAGGAGATTACCTCAGAACAGTAAAAGTTATTTATGAGGTACTAGGTTTTGATATCAGAGGTGAATTGAAAGACCTATATAGGCGTTACGCTGATGGAAGGGACTGTGGAATGATGGAATTACCTCTAGATGATGTAATAGCGTTTAAGAAATGGTTAAGCAGTGAATCCTCTTGTGGAGGTCATCCTTTTGAAGTTGTTAGAGGCGGATTAATTACTTATGGAATTCATTTATATCCTCCAGAAGGCGGCAGGTATGTTTTATCTCCAGGGGACTATTATGAGGAGTTTTACAGAGTGGTTAAGGAATTTTTAAGAAGGAAAATTCCTTTTAAGTCTCCTGAGTTGGTAAACGTATTAAAAGTGTTAACTGGCTTAGCGGAAGTTAAGGTTAATGAAATAAACGATTTTCCAAAGATGATTGTTCTTTATGAAGATGTAAGAAATAAGAGAAAGATAAAATGGGAGGAAATAGAGGAAGTTGAGTATAGAAGGGAGAAATTTAAGAAACTTAATTCTAATCTGTATTAATTAGCTATATTACTATAGAACAAGTTACAATATTATTATATTTTGTTATATTCTCCAATCATGAATGCATAAAGCTACAATAAGTATATAATTTAAAACTTTAATTTTAAAAATATAATAGAAATACAAATTTTATTTTTCAACAATTTTTCTTATATTTTTATCAAATGGAGGATATATTATTCCTTTCTCAGTTATTATTGCAGTAACATACTTTGGTGGAGTTACATCAAAGACTGGATTATAAACCTTAACTCCTTCAGGAGCAATAGGTATACCTCTAATTGTCCTAACTTCGTCAGGATCTCTTTCTTCTATTTTAACGTCATCAACCCTGCTCTTTAAGTCAAAAGTAGAGATAGGTGCTAAAGCATAGAACGGAATTCCCAGCTCATGAGCAATTACTGCCTCTTTGAAAGTGCCTATTTTATTAAAAACATGACCATCAGATAATATCCTATCTGCCCCTACCATAACGCTATTCACCATTCCTTTATACATAACAAGTCCTACAGCAGTGTCGGCAATTAATGTTACTGGAATGCCGTCAGTCATTAATTCATAGACTGTAAGTCTGCTTCCTTGTAGCCAAGGTCTTGTTTCTGGTGCAATTACCGAAACCTTAATTCCGAGCATGTGTGCAACCTTAACTGGCGCTAAAGCAGTTCCTAATCCAGTTCCAGTAGCTAAGCCTCCAGCATTACATTGCGTAAGTATCGTATCTCCGTCGTTTATTTTTTCTAAGCCATATATTCCCATCTGTAATTCTGCCTCCAGTTCGTCATCGAAGACCTTTTTAGCATCTCTTTTTAGGAGTAATATTAGCTCATTAACGCTCTTAGCTTCTCCTTGTTCTATGTACCTATTTGCGTTGTTTAGCATATTTGAAGTAGCCCACGTTAAATTGACTGCTGTAGGCCTTGCTTGATCCAGAACTTTTTTAGCTTTAGTTAATTTTTCTATTGCTTCTTCTAACGTTGAAGGAGTATCTGAAGTTAATGCTGTCACCATTCCGTATGCTGCAGTAATTCCTATTGCAGGAGCTCCTCTAACTTTCATGAGTTTTATTGCAGAAGAAATTCCTTCTGGATCTTTTAATTCTATATAAGTAGTTTCAAAAGGTAAGGCAGATTGGTCTAGGAGGGTTAAAGTATTCTTATCATCATTCCATATAATTGGCTTTAGTTTAGGGTTAAAGTTCTCTTTTAGTTCCTTTAATGAGACTTTCATGAATATACTATTTAACGTGGGATTAAATTTTTAGCGTAGATAAACGTAATTTTTATAATCTATCAATGTAAAATAAATTATATGTCTCAGCAACAAGAAATT comes from the Acidianus infernus genome and includes:
- a CDS encoding S-methyl-5-thioribose-1-phosphate isomerase — translated: MKVSLKELKENFNPKLKPIIWNDDKNTLTLLDQSALPFETTYIELKDPEGISSAIKLMKVRGAPAIGITAAYGMVTALTSDTPSTLEEAIEKLTKAKKVLDQARPTAVNLTWATSNMLNNANRYIEQGEAKSVNELILLLKRDAKKVFDDELEAELQMGIYGLEKINDGDTILTQCNAGGLATGTGLGTALAPVKVAHMLGIKVSVIAPETRPWLQGSRLTVYELMTDGIPVTLIADTAVGLVMYKGMVNSVMVGADRILSDGHVFNKIGTFKEAVIAHELGIPFYALAPISTFDLKSRVDDVKIEERDPDEVRTIRGIPIAPEGVKVYNPVFDVTPPKYVTAIITEKGIIYPPFDKNIRKIVEK